Proteins found in one Rhinolophus ferrumequinum isolate MPI-CBG mRhiFer1 chromosome 9, mRhiFer1_v1.p, whole genome shotgun sequence genomic segment:
- the UROD gene encoding uroporphyrinogen decarboxylase isoform X2: MRQAGRYLPEFRETRAAQDFFSTCRSPEACCELTLQPLRRFPLDAAIIFSDILVVPQALGMEVTMVPGKGPSFPEPLREERDLERLRDPAIVASQLAYVFQAITLTRQRLAGRVPLIGFAGAPWTLMTYMVEGGSSSTMAHAKRWLYQRPKASHQLLRILTDALVPYLVGQVAAGAQALQLFESHAGHLGPQLFGKFALPYIRDVAKRVKAKLQEAGLAPVPMIIFAKDGHFALEELAQAGYEVVGLDWTVAPEKARERVGKTVTLQGNLDPCALYAPKEEIRWLVQQMLDDFGPQRYIANLGHGLYPDMDPEHVGAFVDAVHTYSRMLRKN; the protein is encoded by the exons ATGCGGCAGGCAGGCCGCTACTTACCAG AGTTTAGGGAAACTCGGGCTGCCCAGGACTTTTTCAGCACCTGTCGCTCCCCAGAGGCCTGCTGTGAACTGACTCTGCAG CCACTGCGTCGCTTCCCTCTGGATGCTGCCATCATCTTCTCCGACATCCTTGTTGTACCTCAG GCGCTGGGCATGGAGGTGACCATGGTGCCTGGCAAAGGGCCCAGCTTCCCAGAGCCATTAAGAGAAGAGCGGGATTTAGAGCGCCTCCGGGATCCAGCCATAGTGGCCTCTCAGCTGGCCTATGTGTTCCAGGCCATCACCCTCACTCGACAAAGGCTGGCTGGGCGTGTGCCACTGATTGGCTTTGCTGGAGCCCCG TGGACTCTGATGACATACATGGTTGAGGGTGGCAGCTCAAGCACCATGGCTCATGCCAAGCGCTGGCTTTACCAGAGACCAAAGGCCAGTCACCAGCTGCTTCGCATCCTCACTGATGCTCTGGTACCATATCTGGTGGGACAAGTGGCTGCTGGTGCCCAA GCATTGCAGCTCTTTGAGTCCCACGCAGGGCATCTAGGCCCACAGCTCTTCGGTAAGTTTGCACTGCCCTACATCCGTGATGTTGCCAAGCGAGTGAAGGCCAAGCTGCAGGAGGCAGGCCTGGCACCAGTGCCCATG ATCATCTTTGCTAAGGATGGACATTTTGCCCTGGAGGAGCTGGCCCAGGCTGGCTACGAGGTGGTTGGGCTTGACTGGACAGTGGCCCCAGAGAAAGCCCG GGAACGTGTGGGGAAGACAGTGACCTTGCAGGGCAACCTGGACCCCTGTGCCCTGTATGCACCTAAG GAGGAGATCAGGTGGCTGGTGCAGCAGATGCTGGATGACTTTGGGCCACAGCGCTACATTGCCAACCTGGGCCATGGACTTTACCCTGATATGGATCCAGAACATGTGGGGGCCTTTGTGGATGCCGTGCACACATATTCACGTATGCTTCGAAAGAACTGA
- the UROD gene encoding uroporphyrinogen decarboxylase isoform X1: MEANGFGPQPFPELKNDTFLRAAWGEDTDYTPVWCMRQAGRYLPEFRETRAAQDFFSTCRSPEACCELTLQPLRRFPLDAAIIFSDILVVPQALGMEVTMVPGKGPSFPEPLREERDLERLRDPAIVASQLAYVFQAITLTRQRLAGRVPLIGFAGAPWTLMTYMVEGGSSSTMAHAKRWLYQRPKASHQLLRILTDALVPYLVGQVAAGAQALQLFESHAGHLGPQLFGKFALPYIRDVAKRVKAKLQEAGLAPVPMIIFAKDGHFALEELAQAGYEVVGLDWTVAPEKARERVGKTVTLQGNLDPCALYAPKEEIRWLVQQMLDDFGPQRYIANLGHGLYPDMDPEHVGAFVDAVHTYSRMLRKN; this comes from the exons ATGGAGGCGAACGGGTTTGG ACCCCAGCCTTTTCCGGAGCTGAAGAATGACACATTCCTGCGAGCAGCCTGGGGAGAAGACACAGACTACACTCCAGTTTGGTGCATGCGGCAGGCAGGCCGCTACTTACCAG AGTTTAGGGAAACTCGGGCTGCCCAGGACTTTTTCAGCACCTGTCGCTCCCCAGAGGCCTGCTGTGAACTGACTCTGCAG CCACTGCGTCGCTTCCCTCTGGATGCTGCCATCATCTTCTCCGACATCCTTGTTGTACCTCAG GCGCTGGGCATGGAGGTGACCATGGTGCCTGGCAAAGGGCCCAGCTTCCCAGAGCCATTAAGAGAAGAGCGGGATTTAGAGCGCCTCCGGGATCCAGCCATAGTGGCCTCTCAGCTGGCCTATGTGTTCCAGGCCATCACCCTCACTCGACAAAGGCTGGCTGGGCGTGTGCCACTGATTGGCTTTGCTGGAGCCCCG TGGACTCTGATGACATACATGGTTGAGGGTGGCAGCTCAAGCACCATGGCTCATGCCAAGCGCTGGCTTTACCAGAGACCAAAGGCCAGTCACCAGCTGCTTCGCATCCTCACTGATGCTCTGGTACCATATCTGGTGGGACAAGTGGCTGCTGGTGCCCAA GCATTGCAGCTCTTTGAGTCCCACGCAGGGCATCTAGGCCCACAGCTCTTCGGTAAGTTTGCACTGCCCTACATCCGTGATGTTGCCAAGCGAGTGAAGGCCAAGCTGCAGGAGGCAGGCCTGGCACCAGTGCCCATG ATCATCTTTGCTAAGGATGGACATTTTGCCCTGGAGGAGCTGGCCCAGGCTGGCTACGAGGTGGTTGGGCTTGACTGGACAGTGGCCCCAGAGAAAGCCCG GGAACGTGTGGGGAAGACAGTGACCTTGCAGGGCAACCTGGACCCCTGTGCCCTGTATGCACCTAAG GAGGAGATCAGGTGGCTGGTGCAGCAGATGCTGGATGACTTTGGGCCACAGCGCTACATTGCCAACCTGGGCCATGGACTTTACCCTGATATGGATCCAGAACATGTGGGGGCCTTTGTGGATGCCGTGCACACATATTCACGTATGCTTCGAAAGAACTGA